The nucleotide sequence CACGAACGGCTTGTACAGCAGGGCGCGCAATGTGAAGACCAAGAACATCACCGACAGCGCCCAGGCGAAGAAGTTCGAGGGGCCTAGCACCAAGGCGAACAGCTTGTACCAAACCCACATGATCCACGACACCGGGTAGTAGACGAAGTCGAGGCTGAAAAAATCAAACAAAAAACTCACTCTCCCCTTGCTTCACCGCGGGACTGCACCCAGCCTCGTCGGCCCGGCAACCCTGGCGCTCCGGTATCGGATCCCAACCCCCTTGGTGCCACGGCCCACACTTTGCGAGTCGGGCGACCGTCAGCCAACTGCCCCGAATCAGTCCGTACTCGGAAAGCGCATCCACCGCGTACTGACTGCAGGTTGGGATAAAACGACACGAGGCCGGCCGCAACGGCGAGACCATGTGCCGATAAAGCTCGATCACATAAATGAGTCCGCGCGCTGCCAACCGGCCGCTGGTTCTGACCATGCCTGGGCCACTCGATGCCGACGAGGTCACCGGTCGGCACCCGCCGATTCGAACGCCCGTCGCAATCCGGTACGCAGTTGCTGCTCCAGCCATGCCGAGGACACGTGGCGGCTGCTCGGCAACGCACGAATCACAACTCGATCGCACGGGTGAAGGTTCATCAGCATCGGACGGGCGACATGTCGCAGTCGACGCGCAACTCGGTGACGTTCCACTGCTGTACCCACGGACTTGGCGATGATCAGCCCAACCCGGGGGCTGCTGTCTGCAGCGCATTCCTTGGCCCGACGGACGTGAACGATGACGTCGGGCTGCACGGTGCGCACCCCTTGTCTGACCGTCGCGTCAAACTCAGTCGACCGCCTCATGCGGTTGCGTGCGGACAGCACCGCTGGGAAACCCGGCGCTGCGATCAGGCAGTTAATGCACGGCGGCCCTTACGGCGCCGACCAGTAACAATGGCCCGCCCAGCGCGGGTCCGCATCCGCAGACGGAAGCCGTGAACGCGGGCTCGACGCCGGTTGTTCGGCTGGAAGGTCCGCTTGCCCTTGGCCACGACATTCTCCTCGGTGTCTCTGGCATAACCAACCGGCCGCCAACATCCTCACTGTCGGCCGGAGGTGGTCTCGCTACTGGCCGGCGCGGTCCCTCAATACAAGATTCAGGTCGCAGCCGCATCGCCTACTTTCGGGCGACTGTTTGAGGGTACTGACGAGCCTTCTCCTGGTCAAACCTCGCCAGCCTCAATAGACCCACCCTGAACCGAGTCGACCGCCAAATCTGGGTCACAAAACCACCCTCACAGCCAACCCTCAACCGAATACCAGAGAACTGTTGGCAGCCGCACCGAAAACTGTTAGCTTCGGGCAGTGCTGTTTTCGGATTGAAACGGCGGCCGACAATGAAGC is from Mycobacterium marinum and encodes:
- the yidD gene encoding membrane protein insertion efficiency factor YidD codes for the protein MVRTSGRLAARGLIYVIELYRHMVSPLRPASCRFIPTCSQYAVDALSEYGLIRGSWLTVARLAKCGPWHQGGWDPIPERQGCRADEAGCSPAVKQGESEFFV
- the rnpA gene encoding ribonuclease P protein component; the encoded protein is MLSARNRMRRSTEFDATVRQGVRTVQPDVIVHVRRAKECAADSSPRVGLIIAKSVGTAVERHRVARRLRHVARPMLMNLHPCDRVVIRALPSSRHVSSAWLEQQLRTGLRRAFESAGADR
- the rpmH gene encoding 50S ribosomal protein L34; translation: MAKGKRTFQPNNRRRARVHGFRLRMRTRAGRAIVTGRRRKGRRALTA